CAAAGGGATAGGGTCAGTTGCCGGAACCAGTGGGTACGTTAACCATATTTTCGAGAGAAGATGCATCAGGTATAGAAATGTTAGAAGTATCGAGAATCACTAACACCAGAAAGAAGTTTCAAataatggaagaagaagaagaagaagaagaagaagaagaagatatagaGTTTGCTGGGGGGCAAAAGATCTCGTAAAGGTTGGGAACATTACCCACACACCCCTATTTATAAGGATGCAGGCATCGAAACCAAGGAACTAGCCATCATTACATGGCATTGTAACCGAAGCAGCAAACTCAGTCAGAAAATGCACGCAAAACAAAGCAATGTCTCGAGAAATCACGTCATAATGACATCAGTCGCCATGACGTCACCTTAATTCGTGGGAGTTACAACCCCAGAACTTGTGACTCATAATGGGACATGCTGTCTACTCGCCCCAATCATCACGACTGGTTCATATCATCTAAACACTTCGGTCACGTTACACAATATCCGCTCGTCAAGCCCGCCTGAGGACggcctcaataagcggagggactagcTGTATAGGCCAAAATCTGTCCTAAAATATTTAGAAAAATGTATCGTTAAGGAAAGAATCAGTCGAGGACGGCCAGGGGATAGCGAGGTTCGCGGTAAAGAAGCGAGTGATGGCCGAGATCGAGCATCGTTGATGGGATAGCATCGGTTAGTTTTCGAAATAAGAtactaaagagaatattctagtgaatattctctgcatttgtactattagggtttgctAGGGATATGTGCCAAAGATataagaaaaaaaggaaagggatAGAAGGGGGTAATATTcatttgataagaacacttttgagaaaaagattCCCTCTCTCTGATAAAAATACAAAGATTACATTTTGATAAAAGTTCTTGTTCATATTATTCCACACCTTTCCACCAGATCCGAGGATTGTTCAAACAAATCTTGGATCTTTCTGTCAGGAGAAATATTCGTCCAATTTAtccattattgggtgaatcattctccccatttacttaaatgtcatttattccTATTTATTGCTAGTTACACCTCCTTTATTGCCCATACCTTAagaatattttgtatttattGTCATCAACTCTTTACGGGATCTGTCTCCCCCACACGCTTCCAAGATTTGCATCTAGTgtaaccctaatagtacaagtgcagagaatttAAGTAATACTGGGTTAAATTTAGTATTACTTAAATTTAATAGTTTAGCCGAAAgttacactttttggtcaaacacttACCCGGCTGAGATATTTGGTAGACTAGTCGAGGTCTTGGTTTAATCTACATGGTTCATTGCaaatgttattttaattatatgcCCTTTTCAATAGGATATTAGTAAATAAATTATATGAGACTTTTCCACAattgttttcttctatttttattttaatcataggGAATCATTTCTTCATGTCTCATACGGGCTAGGGCTAAGTGCTAACCTATAGTCCGTGAAGTCGCCCTCAAGAGGAGTACCACAGCGAAAAGTTTAATATTTAGTTCCATTAAAATTTATTTTCCTTGTAACATTGGAATTCTTTTCTAGCAGTCTGTATGATATACGTCGTTGCTTCTGTTTTTATGCAATTTCTATTTTTTCGTATAAGAAATATATGCACTAATTAGATGACGACAGTAAATAAAAATGGATGGTTTTGTCCAACCTACCTAACATAATTTTGCAAAGGTAGATATGGACAGAAAAGCAAGAAACAAAAGGTTTAGTCCAAAGCTCAAAGTTTTTTAGTTTGGATTTAACTGATATATGCTAACAATGAaaagaattttatattttctGTAACAAGTTATTTGTCTTATTTTCTACGTAATTAATAAGTGCATGTACATATATTTTCTAGCTTTTTCAGCATTTTGTACTGATTAATTTCTTAAGTTTATTTTAATCTTTTAATTTAACTTCATATTTCAGAGTCATTTATAAGATTGAATGCTTCCCCGTATTTTTCACTTCTGTGAGCTGGTCATGATTTCCCTAAAATTCACTGAGAAAACTGTAATCTGTttgccttttcttcttcttttttggtttttACTATTGTGAGCAATGATATGCGTAGTTTACCTACTTGACAAAATGTAACAAATTAAACTTGTCTTATTTCAAAACTTACAAaccggaaaaggaaaagaaaaattaaatattagTCTTTAAATATATATAGAAAACAATTTGAGCctataagaaaaacaaaaactatGTTTTTGTTATGATCTTACAGATCGACAATTACTTAACTCATCCTCATTCCAATTCATAATAAGCAAGTTAACTAATCAAGACATCACAAACATGCATCACATTGACTCCATTAAACCAAGAACATTGAGTTCATTTATTTTACAGCTACATTATAGTTTGCCCACTTATTTTTAACTATTCTAAGCTGCCACATTCCTACcacattcttcctccttttaatTAAACTTTTGATTCTTCTCTCCCCCTTTCCCTGCATCAAAACAAGTGATATAAAACAGTCAAACACATAttaacctgctaaacccaaaagaaaaagaTCAAAAAAATTCCATCATTTTACTAGGGACATGTtatcaagaaaaatgaaaaaaatccaaATCTACGCCTCTACTGTATACTTAGGGATCATTCATATTCTTATGGTTAGCAAATCGTCTTAtaagtttttttaattttaacaaagctCCAGTACTGTGGATTCGGCAGATTAATTTCACGTGTCaaaaaaaaattgggaaaaaaaagAATTCTAATTTAGCTCTCTACTTTTAACTATAGTTTAAAATTGTGGATCCTACGTTAAACTTCGGGTTGGAGCTCTCATTAAGGTCAAGAGCAAGAGATGATGTGCTAACAGTAAGGGTATGAATGACCCTAATTGAAGTATAACGAAGAGTAAAATTAAGAAATTTTATaggcagaagggtattttcgacCTTTTACCCtttaagaagaagagaaaaaaaaaacaatacctATTTGCATCTCATTCACATGCAGAGCAATGTCACCATTTGGGAGCTTCTCACTTATACTAATTTTCTCAAACTCAGCTTCTGAAATGGATGCTTTATTAGCATTTTCATTAGCAGAAGGAGGTTTTGGCATTGGAGGAAAAAGGTGACTTATAGATGACTCAGGATTTTCTCTAAAATAAAGCTCACCAAACATTTCAGTAACATAAGATTTCTCAGACTCAGCAGCCTTTTTCTTGAAAAAactttgttcttgtttagttatCTCTTCAAGAAATTCCTCAAGTGTTAATTCATGAAACTGATTTTTCATAATTGTTTGATTTATAATGCAGAAGTAATGAGATATTAGA
The sequence above is drawn from the Nicotiana tabacum cultivar K326 chromosome 13, ASM71507v2, whole genome shotgun sequence genome and encodes:
- the LOC107817743 gene encoding uncharacterized protein LOC107817743, yielding MKNQFHELTLEEFLEEITKQEQSFFKKKAAESEKSYVTEMFGELYFRENPESSISHLFPPMPKPPSANENANKASISEAEFEKISISEKLPNGDIALHVNEMQIGKGGEKNQKFN